From the genome of Salvelinus namaycush isolate Seneca chromosome 10, SaNama_1.0, whole genome shotgun sequence, one region includes:
- the LOC120054322 gene encoding alanine aminotransferase 2-like, whose protein sequence is MYSLREVNPMVRGIRISPQRALQKRSEQITALLQQGEQKPFKEVIDISSGDSHRTGIKPISFVRQVLSVCLYPELLHDDTLPGDVRQRAQRLLGECDGGSVGSYTDSCGLPHVQRSVAEFITGRDGGVPSYPRNIFISAGSQTALKVMVKLLVRGEGVSQTGVLIPQPCPHTLPMLLEEVGVVLVPYQLREEQGWALEPGELHRALTASRGHCRPRALYISNPGNPTGHVQSRKSIEWVIQFAAEERLFLLVNEVYQDCVYGEGREFVSYKRVLFEMGQQYSEMVELASFHSISNGIMGECGLRGGYMELVNVDPAVMVFAEILLCTDISTPVTGQIALEIMVNPPRPGDPSHSKYTQEILTNRITLAQNAQRAWEFLIGLPGVSCQPVMGGIFIYPRLSLPPEAVEQAKSDGLEADVLYSQSLLDEEGVCVGAGCEHGRREDKYHIRLCVLTPSATLEKVLARLGSFHLHFLDEFSQHA, encoded by the exons ATGTATTCCCTGAGAGAGGTGAACCCCATGGTGAGAGGGATCAGAATCTCACCACAGAGGGCGCTACAGAAACGTTCAGAACAGATCACTGCACTACTCCAACAG GGAGAGCAGAAACCATTCAAGGAAGTTATTGACATTAGCTCAGGTGATTCACACAGGACCGGGATAAAACCAATCTCCTTTGTGCGACAG gtcctgtcggtctgtctgtacCCTGAACTCCTGCATGATGACACACTTCCTGGGGACGTCAGGCAGAGAGCCCAGAGGCTGCTGGGGGAGTGTGATGGGGGCAGTGTGG GTTCATACACAGACTCCTGTGGGCTGCCTCATGTTCAGCGCAGCGTTGCAGAGTTCATCACTGGTCGAGACGGAGGAGTGCCTTCATATCCCCGCAACATCTTCATCTCTGCTGGCTCACAGACAGCTCTGAAA GTGATGGTAAAGCTGTTGGTGAGAGGGGAGGGTGTGTCCCAAACGGGTGTGTTGATCCCCCAGCCCTGCCCCCACACCCTGCCCATGCTGCTTGAGGAGGTAGGGGTTGTCCTGGTGCCCTACCAGCTGAGAGAGGAGCAGGGCTGGGCCCTGGAGCCGGGGGAGCTGCACCGAGCCCTCACCGCCTCTAGAGGGCACTGCAGGCCCAGAGCGCTCTACATCAGCAACCCTGGTAACCCCACTG GTCATGTACAGAGCAGGAAATCTATAGAATGGGTGATTCAGTTTGCTGCAGAAGAGAGGCTCTTCCTATTGGTCAATGAG GTGTATCAGGACTGTGTGTATGGGGAGGGCAGGGAGTTTGTGTCCTATAAGAGGGTCCTGTTTGAAATGGGTCAGCAGTACTCTGAGATGGTAGAGCTGGCCTCCTTTCACTCCATATCCAATGGCATCATGGGAGA GTGTGGGCTGCGTGGGGGGTACATGGAGCTGGTGAATGTGGACCCAGCAGTGATGGTGTTTGCTGAGATCCTCCTGTGTACTGACATCAGTACCCCTGTCACAGGACAGATCGCCCTAGAAATAATGGTTAACCCTCCCAGacctggagacccctcccataGCAAGTATACACAG GAGATTCTGACCAATCGGATCACCCTGGCCCAGAATGCTCAGCGGGCTTGGGAGTTTCTGATTGGTCTTCCGGGGGTGAGCTGTCAGCCAGTGATGGGAGGTATTTTTATCTACCCCCGTCTGAGCCTTCCCCCTGAGGCAGTGGAACAGGCCAAG TCTGACGGACTGGAGGCAGACGTGCTATACAGTCAGAGCCTACTCGatgaggagggtgtgtgtgtgggagcagGGTGTGAGCATGGGCGGAGAGAGGACAAATACCACATCAG ACTGTGCGTGCTGACCCCCTCTGCCACTCTAGAGAAGGTCCTGGCACGCCTTGGCTCGTTCCACCTGCACTTCCTGGACGAGTTCTCCCAGCATGCTTAG